Proteins from a single region of Desulfobacterales bacterium:
- the recN gene encoding DNA repair protein RecN, with amino-acid sequence MLQELTIRNIAIIDDLTIRFSEGLTILTGETGAGKSIIINAVNLLLGGRASTELVRTGADSAELEALFRIKPETPTARVMAEYNLEFSEGLLIRRIISRHDKHRIYINGRLATAQLLAAVAENLACVSGQHAHQGLLREETHLLILDRFGGLVPLREQMTSCYREMLPLMEKLKALQRSQNHSQEQAALLEFQKNEIDKIAPAPEEDTVLEKERARLKHAEALYQAVHGSIQALYGEQGAVVEQLAGVLKALSSAGRIDSDLTPMITTLTDTQFQIEDAVAALRAYADRLQMDERLLENVEARIDVLNKLKRKYGGNLGAVFSHREAIEAELAGMETLTEDIAAIRVQLDEKYARTATLARSLSEKRTQAAVGFAVQVEKELADLKMRDTTFEVSLTQVPAGKNVDAYLKLGEALMDESGMDRATFMIAPNVGEALKPLSKIASGGELSRVMLALMAISAQSESVGLVVFDEVDAGIGGDVAEMVGEKMVKLAKYHQVLCITHLPQIARFGNHHYYIAKQVSKGRTHTTILPLDEPARMQEIARMLGGVTITAATLSHAREMLTKGST; translated from the coding sequence ATGCTTCAGGAACTTACCATACGCAACATTGCAATTATTGATGATTTGACGATCCGTTTTTCCGAAGGATTGACAATTTTAACCGGTGAAACGGGTGCCGGAAAATCCATCATCATCAACGCCGTCAATCTATTGTTGGGTGGCCGAGCGTCCACGGAACTGGTTCGTACCGGCGCTGATAGCGCGGAACTGGAAGCCCTGTTCCGCATTAAGCCCGAAACACCGACGGCAAGGGTTATGGCCGAGTATAACCTGGAATTTTCCGAGGGGTTGTTGATTCGCCGAATCATCTCCCGGCACGATAAGCATCGAATTTACATTAATGGGCGGCTGGCAACCGCACAACTGCTTGCGGCAGTTGCGGAAAATTTAGCATGCGTATCCGGGCAGCACGCTCATCAGGGCCTTTTAAGGGAAGAAACGCATCTTCTGATACTGGATCGGTTCGGCGGACTGGTGCCGCTTAGAGAGCAGATGACGAGTTGTTATCGGGAAATGTTGCCGTTGATGGAAAAGCTTAAGGCCCTGCAACGTTCTCAAAATCACAGTCAGGAGCAGGCGGCGTTGCTTGAATTTCAAAAAAATGAGATCGATAAAATCGCACCGGCCCCGGAAGAGGATACCGTGCTTGAAAAAGAGCGTGCCCGGTTAAAACATGCCGAGGCGCTGTATCAGGCAGTGCACGGCAGCATTCAAGCCCTCTACGGCGAACAGGGTGCCGTAGTCGAGCAACTGGCGGGCGTCTTAAAAGCGCTTTCCAGCGCGGGCCGGATCGATTCGGACCTTACCCCCATGATCACCACGCTGACCGACACCCAGTTTCAAATAGAGGATGCCGTTGCCGCCTTGAGGGCATATGCTGATCGATTGCAGATGGATGAGCGTTTGCTTGAGAATGTGGAAGCACGAATCGATGTGCTGAATAAACTCAAAAGAAAATATGGGGGAAATCTGGGCGCGGTTTTTTCTCACAGAGAAGCGATTGAGGCGGAGTTGGCCGGTATGGAAACCCTTACAGAGGACATAGCCGCCATCCGCGTCCAACTGGATGAAAAGTACGCTCGGACCGCCACCTTAGCAAGGTCGCTTTCTGAAAAACGGACGCAAGCGGCTGTCGGGTTTGCCGTTCAGGTGGAAAAAGAGCTGGCCGATTTGAAAATGAGGGATACGACATTTGAGGTTTCCCTAACGCAGGTGCCGGCCGGAAAGAATGTGGACGCGTACCTGAAGCTCGGCGAGGCCTTAATGGATGAAAGCGGCATGGATCGGGCGACCTTCATGATCGCACCGAATGTGGGCGAGGCCTTAAAACCGTTGTCCAAAATTGCATCGGGTGGGGAACTCTCTCGTGTAATGCTGGCGTTGATGGCGATATCGGCGCAAAGCGAATCGGTCGGACTCGTTGTTTTTGATGAGGTCGATGCCGGCATCGGCGGGGATGTGGCGGAGATGGTGGGGGAAAAAATGGTGAAACTGGCCAAGTATCATCAGGTTCTCTGCATTACGCATTTGCCGCAGATTGCCAGGTTCGGAAACCATCATTATTACATTGCCAAGCAGGTGTCCAAAGGCCGTACACACACCACGATTTTGCCCCTGGATGAGCCGGCGAGAATGCAAGAAATCGCCAGAATGCTCGGAGGGGTTACCATCACTGCGGCGACCCTCTCCCACGCCCGGGAAATGCTCACGAAAGGATCTACTTAA
- the sat gene encoding sulfate adenylyltransferase, translating to MSNLIPPHGGKGLTCCLLEGAELAAEKKKAEGLKQVAISPRVKGDLIMIGIGGFSPLTGFMTRADWKGVCENFLLQDGTFWPVPVTLDASKAEADAIKEGDEIALYDPEGKEIMGTMKVTEKWAMSADDKKWECEKVFMGEGTKTAEDFWKIAKEDHPGVQMVMNQKDVCLAGTVKVLSEGEYPVKYKGIYQRPAESRKIFEDRGWKEVAALQLRNPMHRSHEYLAKIAVEVCDGVFIHSLVGNLKPGDIPAEVRVKCIDVLVKNYFVEDKVVQGGYPLDMRYAGPREGLLHATFRQNYGCSRMIIGRDHAGVGDFYGMFEAQTIFDKIPTPAEPGKALLCTPLKIDWTFYCVKCDGMASLRTCPHGKEDRVLLSGTMLRKGLSEGTPIADHFGREEVLDILREYYAGLTEKVAIKTHAAATGQK from the coding sequence ATGTCAAATTTGATTCCCCCGCATGGTGGAAAAGGCCTTACTTGCTGCCTTCTTGAAGGCGCGGAACTCGCGGCTGAAAAGAAAAAGGCCGAAGGCCTGAAACAAGTAGCGATCTCTCCCCGGGTCAAGGGTGACCTGATCATGATCGGTATCGGTGGGTTCAGCCCGCTTACGGGGTTTATGACCCGCGCCGACTGGAAAGGGGTTTGCGAAAACTTTCTGCTGCAAGACGGCACCTTCTGGCCCGTTCCGGTGACGCTTGATGCCTCCAAGGCGGAAGCCGATGCGATCAAAGAAGGCGATGAAATCGCGTTGTATGATCCGGAAGGAAAAGAAATCATGGGCACCATGAAAGTGACCGAAAAATGGGCCATGAGCGCGGACGACAAAAAATGGGAATGTGAAAAAGTCTTCATGGGCGAAGGCACCAAAACCGCTGAGGATTTCTGGAAGATCGCCAAAGAAGACCATCCCGGCGTACAGATGGTGATGAATCAGAAAGATGTTTGCCTGGCCGGAACCGTAAAGGTGTTGAGCGAAGGCGAATATCCCGTTAAGTATAAAGGAATCTATCAGCGGCCAGCTGAATCCCGAAAGATTTTCGAAGACAGAGGCTGGAAAGAGGTTGCCGCGCTTCAGTTGAGAAACCCGATGCATCGCTCCCATGAGTATCTGGCCAAAATCGCTGTTGAAGTCTGTGACGGCGTATTCATTCACTCTCTGGTCGGAAACCTGAAACCGGGCGACATTCCCGCAGAAGTTCGCGTTAAGTGTATTGATGTGCTCGTAAAAAATTACTTTGTGGAAGACAAGGTCGTTCAGGGCGGTTATCCGCTGGACATGCGCTATGCCGGACCGCGTGAAGGCCTGTTGCATGCCACCTTCCGCCAGAACTACGGATGCTCCCGCATGATTATCGGCCGGGATCACGCCGGCGTGGGCGATTTCTACGGGATGTTCGAAGCACAGACCATTTTTGATAAAATCCCGACCCCTGCCGAGCCCGGCAAGGCGTTGCTGTGCACCCCGCTGAAGATTGACTGGACTTTCTATTGTGTCAAATGTGACGGAATGGCCTCTCTTAGAACCTGCCCACACGGAAAAGAAGATCGCGTGCTTCTGTCCGGCACCATGCTGCGCAAGGGCTTATCCGAAGGCACCCCCATTGCGGATCACTTCGGCCGTGAAGAAGTTCTCGACATTCTTCGCGAGTACTATGCCGGCCTGACGGAAAAAGTAGCCATTAAAACACATGCGGCCGCTACCGGCCAAAAATAA
- the qmoC gene encoding quinone-interacting membrane-bound oxidoreductase complex subunit QmoC, whose amino-acid sequence MAERYLADPDISFIQDVIRLGGADVKKCFQCATCSVACPISPENKPFPRKEMIATAWGLKDKLIGNADIWLCHNCGDCTTRCPRGAKPGDVLAAVRAYAVSDYATPKVIAKAVQDPKKLPILLAIPAVIILVVGLILKMFGVDWLNFAPTGDHLWQADYIGNLLVDIIMVPTFMAAIVVFALGLKRFLADIHANALAEGKTDKETIDPKGFGQAFLRILPTIATHKKFNECTENVERSTAHMMVLFGFIGLFIVTGCFFAAEWIFHIDGPYSQINPIKWLANVAGIALVIGGFLLLKNRLANTKSVNSYWDWSLVGLVLGLGVTGMLTEMLRLGGLYDLSAIVYFLHLIFVWSLFAYTPFSKLAHLVYRTVAMTYMEYAGRK is encoded by the coding sequence ATGGCGGAGAGATACCTTGCGGATCCTGATATCAGTTTTATTCAGGATGTGATCCGGCTGGGCGGGGCGGACGTGAAAAAATGTTTTCAGTGTGCGACCTGCTCCGTGGCGTGCCCCATTTCGCCGGAAAACAAGCCGTTTCCCAGAAAAGAAATGATCGCCACAGCCTGGGGATTAAAGGACAAACTGATCGGTAATGCGGACATTTGGCTGTGCCATAATTGTGGGGATTGCACCACGCGTTGCCCCCGAGGGGCTAAACCGGGTGATGTGCTGGCGGCCGTGCGGGCATATGCTGTTTCGGACTATGCAACGCCGAAGGTGATCGCCAAAGCGGTACAGGATCCTAAAAAGCTGCCGATTCTGCTGGCTATACCGGCGGTGATTATTCTCGTGGTCGGGTTGATTCTTAAGATGTTCGGCGTGGATTGGCTCAATTTTGCGCCTACTGGCGATCATCTCTGGCAGGCCGATTATATCGGCAATTTGCTGGTGGATATCATTATGGTGCCCACCTTTATGGCGGCGATCGTTGTTTTTGCCCTTGGCCTTAAGCGGTTTTTGGCGGATATTCATGCCAATGCCCTGGCGGAAGGAAAAACGGATAAAGAAACCATCGATCCGAAAGGGTTCGGGCAAGCCTTCCTTCGTATTCTGCCAACGATCGCAACCCATAAAAAATTTAACGAGTGTACGGAAAATGTAGAGCGTTCAACGGCTCACATGATGGTGCTCTTTGGCTTTATCGGCCTGTTTATCGTTACGGGTTGCTTTTTTGCGGCCGAATGGATCTTTCACATTGATGGGCCTTACAGCCAGATCAATCCCATCAAGTGGCTGGCGAACGTGGCGGGTATCGCACTCGTGATCGGCGGCTTTTTGCTGCTGAAAAACCGCCTTGCAAACACGAAAAGCGTTAACAGCTATTGGGACTGGTCGCTGGTGGGACTGGTGCTGGGGTTGGGCGTCACCGGTATGCTCACGGAAATGCTCCGACTAGGCGGTCTTTACGATCTGTCCGCAATCGTGTATTTTTTGCATCTGATTTTTGTCTGGAGTCTGTTCGCCTATACGCCGTTTTCTAAATTGGCGCACCTGGTTTACCGAACCGTGGCCATGACCTATATGGAATACGCCGGCAGAAAATAA